One window from the genome of Gimesia aquarii encodes:
- a CDS encoding type IV pilus modification PilV family protein, with the protein MRSLNPTTGQNAVKTVVSSRRGATLMEVLMSVMIMGLGVIPLATLFPISVKRSAQATQLTNATILRYNAEAMLDAFPGRLLHDPDNDGNRNEHRYTNRKYVVDPIGYLLADAPAYQGRFGNDGQGAAHGSVLRFDAGFSAMGTGPNFFAQQDSWRLQFEGIPTSNTLTELFFDPADLSTELLTEIDQNARDGFSQGIWSRIVIFDENGKQAQVRPLTSISPVDITNNSITGLTSLPDNLRYVDSVGLGIVSKVRIEIQEQRYTYLLSVRHQPTRVAAVDVVVFFKRDFSPLNEVVHSVSNFVRYTPGPDGSPGVHDVDDNQDGTKDDRGELGWKGSDDIPNYAFTLHYNNNITGPPLNMSVDDVRPPLKKGGHIFDVRNARWYRIQNYVENSAGTEAVVTLDQPITQDIRTSSGGTANADGVIVRPDVIQVYALGNKLDPIP; encoded by the coding sequence ATGAGATCGCTTAATCCAACAACCGGTCAAAACGCTGTTAAGACTGTCGTCAGTAGCCGCCGTGGTGCAACTTTGATGGAAGTCTTGATGTCTGTGATGATCATGGGATTAGGAGTGATTCCACTCGCAACATTGTTCCCGATCTCCGTGAAGCGGAGTGCGCAGGCTACCCAACTGACGAATGCGACAATTTTACGTTATAACGCCGAAGCCATGCTGGATGCGTTTCCAGGTCGGCTGTTACATGATCCGGACAACGACGGAAATCGCAACGAGCACCGTTATACTAACCGGAAATATGTCGTCGATCCTATCGGCTATCTACTGGCTGATGCACCCGCTTATCAGGGGCGTTTTGGAAACGATGGTCAGGGGGCTGCCCACGGGAGTGTACTACGTTTTGATGCCGGCTTTAGTGCGATGGGAACCGGTCCGAATTTCTTTGCACAGCAGGACAGTTGGCGTCTCCAGTTTGAAGGGATCCCGACTTCGAATACGCTGACCGAGCTCTTTTTTGATCCGGCAGACCTGTCAACCGAACTGTTGACAGAGATTGACCAAAACGCGCGTGATGGTTTTTCGCAGGGGATCTGGTCTCGTATTGTAATCTTTGATGAAAATGGCAAGCAGGCCCAGGTACGACCACTGACTTCCATTTCCCCGGTTGATATCACCAACAATTCTATAACAGGCCTTACCAGTCTCCCTGACAACTTGCGTTACGTCGATTCAGTGGGATTAGGGATCGTCTCCAAGGTACGGATTGAAATTCAGGAACAGCGTTATACCTATCTGCTTTCTGTCCGGCATCAGCCTACCCGGGTGGCCGCCGTCGATGTAGTTGTATTTTTCAAACGGGACTTTTCCCCCCTCAATGAAGTCGTACACAGTGTCAGTAATTTTGTGAGATATACACCCGGTCCTGACGGTTCGCCTGGGGTTCACGACGTAGATGATAACCAAGATGGAACCAAAGATGACCGCGGTGAACTCGGTTGGAAAGGTTCGGATGACATACCAAATTATGCGTTCACGCTGCATTACAATAACAATATTACAGGACCTCCCTTGAATATGTCAGTTGACGATGTCAGGCCACCACTCAAGAAAGGGGGGCATATTTTTGATGTCAGAAACGCGCGCTGGTATCGCATTCAGAACTATGTTGAGAACAGCGCTGGAACAGAAGCTGTGGTGACACTGGATCAACCGATCACTCAGGATATTCGCACCTCAAGTGGAGGGACCGCGAATGCAGATGGCGTTATCGTACGACCAGATGTCATTCAGGTTTATGCCCTGGGGAACAAACTGGATCCCATCCCTTAA
- a CDS encoding prepilin-type N-terminal cleavage/methylation domain-containing protein — protein MKYSVGNRKLTARRQDRQYLTKAQDGFTLVELLVSVALVLLMMVMFTEIFQIASNSITAQRGLSENDQRARMITTLIQSDLNKRTFQNIIPFSPSEKAFAFRLSDYTDRRGYLVISENDPNNDSDDVIQFTTDSNITSKLLDTTPYYGKASVLGGDIFAHPNQPETDDARISPDGTSVSPYAEICYFMRGGNLYRRTLLIRKPLDLETTNSSQPQTAGGAEFFDPANSLYSGNFWNDFDFSVYRSGTPTAYANFHDVKSLDNTTLESPNFSLGRTRFRFGYDHATGLPREYVNDVDGIAQFIGRFTHQETSHPDFQYPQAPSNVSGSANPMNPTSSSLILDRNTNVVNQYASTTGSRRSEDLVLSNVITFDIKLFDEGLGQFTDIGSSIAVDYASSATPAYRNNNPDSTFATNIYDTWHIEYDVDNADGDNNHATGQDEPPFRPDDGSGNLRALKAIQITIRYVDISSQQLRQMTIIHPLTNLLAD, from the coding sequence ATGAAATACTCAGTAGGTAACAGAAAGCTCACTGCCCGACGACAGGACAGGCAGTACCTGACGAAAGCTCAGGACGGATTCACACTAGTTGAGTTGCTGGTGTCTGTTGCGCTAGTTCTACTGATGATGGTGATGTTTACCGAAATCTTTCAGATTGCTTCCAACTCGATCACGGCGCAGCGCGGTCTCTCAGAAAATGATCAGCGGGCGCGGATGATAACGACACTGATTCAGTCAGATCTGAATAAGCGAACGTTTCAAAATATTATTCCTTTTTCTCCTTCTGAGAAAGCATTTGCATTCAGACTCAGCGATTACACTGATCGTCGTGGGTATCTGGTTATTTCGGAGAACGATCCAAATAACGATAGTGACGACGTGATTCAATTCACAACCGATTCCAATATTACGTCTAAACTTCTGGATACGACCCCATATTACGGGAAAGCATCGGTGTTGGGGGGAGATATTTTTGCACATCCTAATCAGCCGGAAACGGATGACGCCAGGATCAGCCCTGATGGCACATCTGTTTCTCCCTATGCTGAAATTTGTTATTTCATGCGGGGTGGAAATCTCTATCGTAGGACTCTGTTGATTCGCAAACCGCTGGATCTAGAAACCACTAATTCTTCCCAACCACAGACGGCGGGAGGGGCTGAGTTCTTTGATCCGGCCAATTCACTTTATTCTGGCAACTTCTGGAATGACTTTGACTTTTCTGTCTACCGTTCTGGAACACCAACGGCCTATGCGAACTTTCACGATGTGAAATCTTTAGATAATACAACACTTGAATCACCGAATTTTTCGCTGGGTCGTACCCGTTTCCGGTTTGGCTATGATCATGCTACTGGCTTGCCACGTGAGTATGTGAATGATGTCGATGGAATCGCTCAATTTATTGGTCGGTTTACGCATCAGGAAACATCGCATCCTGATTTCCAATATCCACAGGCTCCCTCTAACGTCAGTGGTAGTGCGAATCCGATGAATCCAACTAGTTCAAGCCTGATTTTGGACCGTAATACTAATGTGGTCAATCAGTATGCTTCCACCACCGGTTCACGGCGTTCTGAAGACCTGGTGCTTTCGAACGTGATTACCTTTGACATCAAACTTTTCGATGAGGGGTTGGGTCAGTTTACGGATATCGGGAGTTCCATCGCTGTGGACTACGCAAGCAGTGCAACCCCTGCTTACCGGAACAATAACCCAGACAGCACATTTGCCACCAACATTTACGATACCTGGCATATCGAATATGACGTTGACAATGCCGATGGGGATAACAATCATGCCACAGGCCAGGATGAACCTCCTTTCAGGCCAGACGATGGTTCCGGGAACCTCAGAGCCTTAAAAGCGATTCAGATTACGATTCGATATGTAGATATTTCATCGCAACAGTTACGACAAATGACGATCATTCACCCGCTAACCAATCTGCTGGCGGATTGA
- a CDS encoding DUF1559 family PulG-like putative transporter: MKAQRIKQKLQKRKGFTLIELLVVITIIGILVSLTLPAINGARAAARKVTCLNNMRNVGLAVVNFSSGANSQLPLLVDPNIENDGANPNASLDNLPWCITLLPFLDQVGFRQRWDATASAAAQPTAGVPEANALTALHINRFPVFTCPDDQFSTDQGALSYVVNVGYVSALYNTTGVGYDPSLAVGSQGHHPVGDGGLDLDAATTGDIAFKFGSGVFWRPHTSRMTLDFISAADGLTQTLMLSENLQAGEWSDQDTGSLGFGVDIGGLYSSPATSLALPSGFNLLNPIAGGGTDSRIGSNLTAAKGTAWRPSSNHPSGAVNVIFCDGSGKSLTPQMDAGVYARLLTPAGLRHGQAVVDGTAY; encoded by the coding sequence ATGAAAGCTCAAAGAATCAAACAAAAGTTACAGAAGCGTAAAGGGTTTACGCTGATCGAACTGCTGGTGGTCATTACCATTATCGGCATCCTGGTGTCACTGACCTTGCCAGCGATTAACGGTGCTCGTGCTGCCGCTCGGAAAGTTACGTGTCTGAACAATATGCGGAACGTGGGGTTGGCTGTAGTCAACTTCTCATCAGGTGCGAACTCTCAATTGCCCCTGTTGGTTGATCCAAATATTGAAAATGACGGAGCAAATCCCAATGCCAGCTTAGATAATCTACCTTGGTGCATTACGCTTCTGCCATTTTTAGATCAAGTTGGTTTCCGTCAACGGTGGGATGCCACTGCCAGTGCCGCTGCACAACCCACGGCGGGAGTGCCTGAAGCTAATGCACTGACAGCATTACATATTAACCGTTTTCCTGTTTTCACTTGCCCAGACGACCAATTCAGTACTGACCAAGGAGCATTGTCTTATGTTGTGAATGTGGGTTATGTTTCCGCCCTTTATAATACTACAGGAGTTGGCTACGATCCTTCACTAGCTGTTGGTTCTCAGGGACATCATCCTGTAGGTGATGGCGGACTTGACTTAGACGCAGCTACAACAGGCGATATTGCTTTTAAGTTTGGATCAGGAGTTTTCTGGCGACCTCATACCTCACGTATGACTTTGGACTTCATTTCTGCTGCTGATGGGTTGACTCAGACACTGATGTTGTCGGAGAACCTTCAGGCCGGTGAATGGTCTGATCAGGACACCGGAAGTTTGGGATTTGGTGTAGATATTGGAGGTCTTTATTCTAGTCCAGCAACATCACTGGCTTTGCCATCTGGTTTTAATTTGCTGAATCCGATTGCCGGAGGTGGAACTGATTCACGAATCGGTTCGAATTTGACTGCCGCAAAAGGAACAGCCTGGCGGCCCAGTTCCAACCATCCCAGTGGTGCAGTCAACGTCATTTTCTGCGATGGTAGTGGAAAGTCATTGACACCACAGATGGATGCTGGCGTGTATGCTCGTCTCTTGACACCCGCTGGTCTACGGCACGGTCAGGCTGTTGTTGACGGGACTGCTTACTAA
- a CDS encoding ClpP family protease, whose translation MFDPMSGQMPTQANQRARSYSQQRQMGIGDLLLDNRIIFLDSVINDASANLIVMKLLYLQSENRHQDIHLYVNSPGGSVTSTMAIYDTMQFIECDVATYCVGLSASGGAILVAGGQKGKRYILPHAKMMIHQPYGEVGGQVSDIEIQAKDILDTREILNKILAEHTGQSIEKIAEDTSRDRFLTSAESVEYGLVDEVLVRDKGDSDKDKKEDK comes from the coding sequence ATGTTCGACCCGATGTCAGGGCAAATGCCAACTCAGGCAAATCAACGCGCCCGAAGTTACTCTCAGCAGCGTCAGATGGGGATTGGTGATCTCCTGTTGGATAATCGGATTATCTTTCTGGATAGTGTCATCAACGATGCCAGCGCGAATTTAATCGTGATGAAACTGTTATACCTGCAATCGGAAAATCGACATCAGGATATTCATTTGTATGTTAATTCTCCTGGTGGTTCAGTCACCTCCACGATGGCCATCTATGATACGATGCAGTTCATAGAATGCGATGTGGCCACGTATTGTGTCGGTCTGTCTGCCAGTGGGGGTGCCATTCTGGTTGCCGGTGGTCAAAAGGGCAAACGATATATCTTACCTCACGCCAAAATGATGATTCATCAGCCTTATGGTGAAGTCGGTGGTCAGGTGTCCGACATTGAGATTCAGGCTAAAGACATTCTGGACACACGCGAGATTCTGAACAAAATTTTAGCTGAGCATACCGGGCAGTCCATTGAAAAAATTGCGGAAGATACTTCCCGCGATCGCTTTCTGACATCTGCCGAATCAGTCGAGTACGGGCTGGTTGATGAGGTCCTGGTTCGCGATAAGGGCGATTCAGACAAAGACAAAAAAGAAGACAAGTAA
- the clpP gene encoding ATP-dependent Clp endopeptidase proteolytic subunit ClpP: protein MTVLTPYVIEKNGRDERAMDIYSRLLQDRIVMMGSQVNDQVAQSLVAQLLFLQFDDPEADIHFYINSPGGSVTAGMAIYDTMQYISCDVATYCIGQAASMGALLLTAGAPGKRNALPNSRIMIHQPLAGMQGTATDLDIHAKEVLKMKRRLNEILLHHTGQTLEKIEQDTDRDNFMDAQEAKAYGLIDNVLEHLEAPGEKENT, encoded by the coding sequence ATGACGGTCCTTACTCCCTATGTGATCGAAAAGAATGGACGCGATGAGCGTGCCATGGATATTTACAGTCGTCTTCTGCAGGATCGTATCGTGATGATGGGATCGCAGGTGAATGATCAGGTGGCACAAAGTCTGGTAGCACAATTACTGTTTTTGCAGTTTGATGATCCAGAAGCAGACATTCATTTTTATATCAACTCGCCTGGGGGGTCTGTTACCGCGGGAATGGCAATCTATGATACCATGCAATATATCTCCTGTGATGTCGCCACCTATTGCATCGGCCAGGCTGCCAGTATGGGAGCTTTATTGCTGACGGCAGGTGCGCCGGGAAAACGGAATGCCTTGCCTAACAGCCGTATCATGATCCACCAGCCTTTGGCAGGTATGCAGGGAACAGCGACCGATTTGGACATTCATGCAAAAGAAGTTCTGAAGATGAAGAGGCGGTTGAATGAAATTCTGCTGCATCATACAGGTCAGACCTTGGAGAAAATTGAGCAGGATACAGACCGCGATAATTTCATGGATGCTCAGGAAGCGAAAGCTTATGGCTTAATTGATAATGTGCTGGAGCACCTCGAAGCACCTGGAGAAAAAGAGAATACCTAA
- a CDS encoding tetratricopeptide repeat protein — translation MSTPAKLYDEAVKIYESGDIEKAVEKLNEVLAIDENYVLALSALAVYNQKLGNFDEAIAHATKVTELEPDDNFSFIQLSVICQRCGRIPEAEDAMAKAHAVGPKK, via the coding sequence ATGAGCACGCCAGCAAAGCTATACGATGAAGCAGTCAAAATCTACGAGAGCGGAGACATCGAAAAAGCTGTTGAGAAGCTGAATGAAGTCTTAGCAATTGACGAAAACTATGTGCTGGCTCTTTCAGCTTTAGCAGTTTACAATCAAAAGTTAGGCAACTTCGATGAAGCAATTGCTCATGCAACGAAGGTTACGGAGTTGGAACCAGATGATAATTTCTCATTCATTCAGCTCTCTGTCATCTGCCAACGCTGCGGACGCATTCCCGAAGCAGAGGATGCCATGGCTAAGGCCCACGCTGTAGGACCTAAAAAATAG
- a CDS encoding glycosyltransferase family 39 protein, translated as MPQIEIKELESTPITRLEFITVVILFLLGGSFRCLFLSETAIEHFDEGVYASNLWFTPEQGAEYPGRYFYAPPLLPFLIEWSMVFLGSGSWGTFLPSLLSGILTVPLAWWVARNWFGPAAGLVALTLAGLSDLHLVYSRAALTDVTLGFFLLLSVYLIWKSYLSRDWKWPVLAGLTIGAGWATKYNGWLPLAVGLSGMLPWLFIYRRQLDSKTSCFLRWSVIACIAFLVWLPVLMGLQKWGGYSVVAANHSRYVVGFSGWLDSFSRQVDNHKLLEGTPGYIGIGLVCLVLCLLLHMLKVQRQLVLNARSQTDRSTWNVIIVGVLAALPLIAVYVLGVSPTLAVLGFLGIFLQLLFASKHTGQKQSETDELDSESLKRSLAAWLLAAWFCGLFLTTPLYYPYPRLTIPWTISAWLGTAALAGWIEQRSRSSLFSFLSDKEKKRFSFIPAISVIMILIITLCIMPWSVVAWQPRNGLAKVSQNVLTDIRAETGAGVSDSILYIYAEPGLFFNLKAQGHSLTGPVADFEFLNSLPNSMPVYLLTGPHAAADADFQKKFQQVRDHFELVKSYDYSPSLLVRLNQAHLNNETEIEPIILYRAK; from the coding sequence GTGCCTCAGATCGAAATCAAAGAACTAGAATCGACACCGATTACCCGTCTGGAATTCATCACAGTTGTGATACTCTTTTTGTTAGGGGGCTCCTTCCGCTGTCTGTTTCTCTCTGAGACTGCTATCGAACATTTTGACGAAGGTGTCTATGCCTCTAACTTATGGTTTACTCCGGAGCAAGGCGCTGAATATCCAGGAAGGTACTTCTATGCACCTCCACTATTACCTTTCCTGATTGAGTGGTCGATGGTCTTCCTCGGCAGTGGTTCCTGGGGTACATTTCTCCCTTCGCTGTTATCGGGGATCTTGACTGTCCCTTTGGCATGGTGGGTCGCACGAAACTGGTTTGGTCCTGCGGCGGGATTGGTGGCTTTGACACTGGCCGGTTTAAGTGATCTCCATCTTGTCTACAGTCGAGCCGCTTTGACTGATGTTACACTAGGCTTTTTTTTATTACTAAGCGTATACCTGATCTGGAAGAGCTATCTCAGTCGAGACTGGAAGTGGCCTGTTCTGGCAGGTCTCACAATCGGAGCAGGGTGGGCTACCAAATATAATGGCTGGCTTCCTTTGGCGGTAGGGCTTTCCGGAATGCTTCCATGGCTCTTCATCTACCGCCGGCAACTCGATTCGAAAACAAGCTGTTTTTTACGCTGGAGCGTGATTGCGTGTATCGCATTTCTTGTTTGGTTACCGGTGCTGATGGGGCTTCAGAAGTGGGGTGGCTACTCTGTTGTTGCCGCCAATCACAGTCGCTATGTAGTTGGGTTTTCTGGTTGGCTTGATTCGTTTTCTCGTCAGGTGGATAACCACAAACTACTGGAGGGGACGCCAGGTTATATTGGAATTGGTCTGGTTTGTCTGGTTCTCTGCCTTCTATTACACATGCTCAAGGTGCAAAGACAACTAGTCCTCAACGCAAGGTCACAAACTGATCGTTCCACGTGGAATGTTATTATAGTCGGAGTATTGGCAGCGCTACCTCTCATTGCAGTTTACGTTTTGGGAGTGAGTCCGACACTTGCGGTGTTGGGATTCCTGGGAATTTTCTTGCAGTTGTTATTTGCCAGTAAGCATACGGGGCAAAAGCAGAGCGAAACTGACGAGCTTGATTCAGAATCTTTGAAGCGATCTTTAGCAGCCTGGTTATTGGCGGCCTGGTTTTGTGGATTGTTTCTGACGACTCCGCTTTACTATCCTTATCCTCGCTTGACGATTCCCTGGACGATCTCAGCCTGGTTAGGAACAGCCGCACTTGCTGGTTGGATCGAGCAGCGTAGTAGAAGTTCACTGTTCTCTTTCTTATCTGATAAAGAGAAAAAACGGTTCTCTTTCATTCCGGCAATCAGTGTGATTATGATATTGATCATCACACTCTGTATAATGCCCTGGTCAGTGGTTGCCTGGCAGCCTCGTAATGGGCTTGCTAAGGTTTCCCAGAATGTGCTCACAGACATACGCGCAGAGACCGGTGCTGGTGTTTCTGATTCGATTCTTTACATTTACGCTGAGCCCGGATTATTCTTTAATTTGAAGGCACAAGGACACTCATTAACCGGACCCGTGGCAGATTTTGAATTTCTGAATTCGCTTCCAAATTCGATGCCGGTCTATTTACTCACAGGTCCACATGCCGCTGCAGATGCTGACTTTCAAAAGAAGTTCCAACAAGTGCGTGATCACTTTGAGTTAGTCAAGTCGTATGATTATTCGCCGAGTCTGTTGGTAAGACTAAATCAGGCACATCTGAATAATGAGACTGAGATCGAACCCATAATATTATATCGGGCGAAATAA
- a CDS encoding ParB/RepB/Spo0J family partition protein produces the protein MDEQNQTEADNSSEQSEAPGAPRRRLGRGLNALLGRGGSDSESENQPDQMGADGSEASVPTEQDEIDIELIERNPYQPRQDFASESLKELEGSIRQHGILQPLLVRPFDGAYQLIAGERRLKAAREAGLKTVPCRVLNLEERQVCEVAIEENLKRKDLNVLEKAQAFKNYLSQFNSTIEQLSQRLSLDRSTVNNMIRLLELAEPVKQALQNEKISAGHARALLSLEEDRQVAVCEQIQAESLSVRKTEAEVRKIIKGEADTVPFENAKKSKAVPEMTNHLVDLQQQLREILGAKVEIKLKTDHSGQIMIPFDSNETFERITGVLRKSA, from the coding sequence ATGGACGAACAAAATCAAACAGAAGCTGATAACTCCTCTGAGCAATCTGAAGCTCCAGGTGCTCCTCGACGCAGATTAGGTCGTGGATTGAATGCCTTATTGGGGCGGGGTGGCTCTGATTCGGAATCAGAAAATCAGCCAGATCAAATGGGGGCAGACGGATCTGAAGCTTCTGTTCCTACTGAGCAGGATGAGATCGACATTGAGCTCATTGAACGGAACCCTTACCAGCCTCGCCAGGACTTTGCCTCTGAGTCGCTAAAGGAACTGGAAGGCAGTATCCGTCAGCACGGAATCCTGCAACCCTTACTTGTACGTCCCTTTGATGGAGCATACCAATTGATTGCCGGAGAGCGGCGATTGAAGGCAGCTCGCGAAGCAGGGTTGAAAACAGTTCCCTGCCGTGTGTTGAACCTGGAAGAGCGACAGGTTTGTGAAGTGGCGATTGAGGAAAACCTCAAACGTAAGGACCTGAATGTTCTGGAAAAAGCACAGGCTTTCAAAAATTACCTGAGTCAGTTCAACAGTACGATTGAGCAGCTCTCACAAAGATTAAGTCTGGATCGTTCCACAGTCAATAATATGATTCGTCTACTCGAACTGGCAGAGCCCGTCAAACAGGCTTTGCAGAATGAGAAGATCTCGGCCGGTCATGCGCGGGCACTTCTGAGTTTGGAAGAAGATCGACAGGTTGCCGTCTGTGAGCAGATTCAGGCGGAATCATTGTCGGTACGAAAGACTGAAGCTGAAGTTCGCAAAATCATCAAAGGAGAAGCTGATACGGTTCCCTTTGAGAATGCGAAGAAGTCTAAGGCAGTTCCTGAAATGACCAATCATCTGGTGGATCTACAGCAACAATTACGGGAAATCCTTGGAGCGAAAGTGGAGATCAAACTCAAGACAGATCATTCGGGACAAATCATGATTCCCTTCGATTCCAATGAGACGTTTGAACGGATTACCGGAGTATTACGAAAGAGCGCCTGA
- a CDS encoding tetratricopeptide repeat protein, with the protein MKKRWIYGLIVLLSITSIGLAIDWWTALPEGEQATYVGRQTCFQCHQKEAELWKGSDHDLAMNPATPEFVLGDFNDTKLEHFGITSTMTRENDKFYVTTQGPDGKTARFEVKYVIGVRPLQQYLAELDRGKIQVLPVTWDTKQKRWYYASPDEPFGPDDPLHWTGSAQNWNHMCAECHTTNWSKNYDIATDTHHFSFSEMRVSCEACHGPGSIHVKLAKSNSLFWDRRYGYGLAKLKGKDATAQLESCAPCHSHRRHVAPGHTPLDRFHDHYALSLLEDHLYHPDGQIDEEVYVFGSFTQSKMYRKGVRCTDCHDPHSTRLKFQGNKLCTQCHLEAKYDVPGHHHHKVGSTGASCVECHMPSKTYMVVDPRRDHSLRIPRPDLTVKLGTPNACNQCHTKPDETPEWAAKSIEKWYGPKRRDDPHYGEILAAGRTGSPDAERALIKLTRNKEVGPVVRATAVSILATRYQTQESRAVVEKALKSKEELVRLAALRGFDGWTPRSEKEANEIGKLLAKGLTDSSRGVRTEVGRILSSLPILPDTKENKQALKNALEEYKTGLLTDGDQSGSHMSLGILYANQGDMKQAEQEFRTAIKLSPAVAGPRSNLAQLLEQLGKADEVKKLRTEEAELLARDAKLLPENALLQYRLGLLYYLLGREDEAVTALTKACDLEPQSADFQLMLTLLYEKQEKWKLALESVDKLIRLQPENPTFRQILLNLQQKANPKDK; encoded by the coding sequence ATGAAGAAACGATGGATTTACGGTTTGATCGTACTGTTAAGTATTACATCAATCGGTTTAGCCATCGACTGGTGGACTGCCCTCCCGGAAGGCGAACAGGCGACTTATGTCGGTAGGCAAACCTGCTTCCAATGCCACCAGAAAGAAGCCGAACTTTGGAAAGGTTCCGACCACGACCTTGCCATGAATCCGGCAACTCCCGAATTTGTACTGGGTGATTTCAACGATACCAAACTCGAACACTTCGGTATTACATCTACGATGACACGGGAGAATGACAAATTCTACGTAACCACCCAGGGCCCCGATGGGAAGACAGCTCGATTCGAAGTGAAATACGTCATCGGCGTGAGACCATTACAACAGTACCTCGCGGAATTGGACCGAGGTAAAATTCAGGTATTACCAGTCACCTGGGATACAAAACAGAAGCGTTGGTATTACGCCAGTCCTGATGAACCATTTGGCCCTGATGATCCCTTGCATTGGACTGGCTCGGCCCAAAACTGGAATCATATGTGCGCAGAATGCCACACTACAAACTGGTCTAAAAACTATGACATTGCGACCGACACACATCACTTTTCATTCTCCGAAATGCGAGTCAGTTGTGAGGCCTGCCACGGCCCAGGATCGATTCACGTCAAACTTGCCAAATCAAACTCACTGTTCTGGGATCGTCGTTATGGTTATGGTTTGGCGAAACTCAAGGGTAAAGATGCCACAGCACAATTAGAAAGTTGTGCTCCCTGTCACTCTCATCGACGGCACGTGGCGCCCGGTCATACACCCCTTGATCGCTTTCATGATCATTACGCACTCTCGTTGCTGGAAGATCATCTCTATCATCCCGATGGTCAGATCGATGAAGAAGTCTACGTCTTCGGATCGTTTACCCAGAGTAAAATGTATCGCAAAGGTGTTCGCTGCACCGACTGTCATGATCCTCATTCGACACGTCTCAAGTTTCAAGGCAATAAACTTTGCACCCAGTGTCATCTGGAAGCGAAATATGATGTTCCCGGTCACCATCATCACAAAGTCGGTAGTACAGGTGCTTCATGTGTTGAATGCCATATGCCTTCCAAAACCTATATGGTGGTTGACCCCAGACGCGACCATAGCCTGCGTATTCCTCGTCCCGATCTGACAGTCAAATTGGGCACGCCAAATGCCTGCAACCAATGTCACACAAAGCCCGATGAAACTCCGGAATGGGCGGCGAAAAGCATCGAGAAATGGTACGGTCCCAAACGGCGAGATGATCCACACTATGGCGAAATACTGGCAGCAGGCCGAACGGGAAGTCCTGATGCGGAGCGAGCCCTCATCAAACTGACACGCAATAAGGAAGTTGGCCCTGTAGTTCGCGCGACCGCTGTTTCGATATTAGCAACTCGGTATCAAACCCAGGAAAGTCGAGCTGTAGTTGAAAAGGCATTGAAGTCAAAAGAAGAACTCGTTCGGCTGGCTGCCTTGCGTGGTTTTGATGGATGGACTCCCCGTTCCGAAAAAGAAGCAAATGAGATCGGGAAATTACTGGCCAAGGGACTGACAGATTCCTCGCGTGGAGTGCGAACTGAGGTTGGACGCATTCTGTCTTCACTCCCCATTCTACCGGATACAAAAGAAAACAAGCAGGCGCTGAAAAACGCTTTGGAAGAGTATAAGACAGGGTTACTTACTGACGGAGATCAATCAGGCTCGCACATGAGTCTGGGGATTCTCTATGCCAATCAGGGTGATATGAAACAAGCCGAACAGGAATTTCGTACGGCCATCAAACTCTCACCAGCGGTAGCAGGCCCGCGATCTAACCTGGCTCAACTTCTCGAACAGTTGGGAAAAGCCGATGAGGTTAAAAAATTGAGGACTGAAGAAGCAGAGCTATTAGCCCGTGATGCAAAGTTGCTACCCGAGAACGCACTACTACAATACCGACTCGGTTTGCTCTATTATCTTTTAGGACGAGAAGACGAAGCGGTAACCGCGCTGACTAAAGCCTGCGATCTGGAACCACAGTCCGCCGATTTCCAACTGATGTTGACCCTGCTTTATGAAAAACAGGAAAAGTGGAAGTTAGCATTAGAGTCGGTCGACAAACTCATTCGCCTTCAGCCGGAGAACCCCACGTTCCGACAGATTCTTTTGAACCTGCAACAAAAAGCAAACCCGAAAGACAAGTGA